CAATTGCCATCTTTATTCTTGCACGCTCCATTCTTTCTCCAATGTTTAAGGAACTAATAGGTTCTTTGCAACAGCATCGTGTTGAACAATGGGTAAAAAAGCGTGGTGTGAGTGGATTATTGTTCGTTCGATTACTTCCTATACCTGCTTTCGTAGTGAACTATACAGTTGGTCTCTTACCTGGTGTTGGATTTTTTCAATATCTATGGACTGCCATCGTGTCCATGGCACCTTATTACGCAGGTACTATTTTTATGTTTTTAGGCATTGTTAATGGGATATTTAGCTGGATTTTGATAGGGCTTTTTATCATCATCATACTTTTTATACTAAGTTTTATTGTTAATCGAAACGTGCATTAAAGACATCGTTTTTTTTAGAGAAAAGGTAGTATGATAATCATAATAATAAGATGAGGTGATCATCATGAAATTAGTTACTTTTGAAAGAGAAGGAAAGCGCTATATTGGTGTACAAGTGAGCCAAAAGGTAATGGACATTGCTGCAGCGGCCAGAACATATGCAAAAGGTATGACAGAATCTCAAGTGAGCGCATACGCTGCAGCGGTAGCTGGAGATATGGTCAGTTTCTTGCGCACTGGTGAAGAAGGGATGGCGTTTGTTCGTATATTGATGGATCTTGCCTTAATGAATGAGTTACATGATACACATACAAACGTATGGCACACTCTTGAACAAATCCAAGTGCGAGCACCTATTTTACATCCTGGAAAAATCATTTGTGTAGGTAAAAATTATCAAGACCATGCAGCAGAAATGAACTCAGCAGCACCCACAACTCCCATTATTTTTGCGAAATTTTCAAATGTAATTAGTGATCCACATGGAAAAGTCGTTAAACCGCTTCAATCTGATCAACTTGATTATGAAGCAGAACTTGCTGTAATTATCGGTAAAACAGCTAAAAATATTAAAAGCGAAGACGCTTTTGAGTACATAGCTGGCTACAGTTGTTTCAATGATTTATCTGTTCGTGATTATCAAATGCGGACATCACAGTGGTTACAGGGTAAAACCTTTGATCAGAGTGGTCCGTTTGGTCCTGTGCTTGTGACGAAAGAGGAAGTAGATCCACTTAAATTGGATATTCGTTGCTATGTTAATGGTGAAGTAAGACAAAACGCTAATACATCAAACATGATTTTTGACATTCCTTATTTGCTTGAGTTTATATCTGGCATCATGACTCTAGAAGCCGGTGATGTCATAGCTACAGGTACACCAAGTGGAGTAGCTGCTGGAATGGAAAATCCAAAATTCTTGCACATAGGGGATGAAGTAGTAGTCGAAATTGAGGGGATTGGTGAGTTACATACTTATATTATTGAAGCATAGTACTTCACTTGGAGCGCGGTTACATCACAAAATTTGCGAACTAACCGCGCTCTTACATACTTCTTTAGACAGGAAAATTTTTTAAAGATGGAGTCAATCCTTTTTGACCTGGCTGCCAATTGGCAGGAGTCATTTTATTGGTCTCATCTTGATATTGAAGAGCAGATAAAACCCGCAAAAGTTCAACTGTACTACGTCCAGTTCCTGCGTCATATACTGCGTAATTACGAATGTTCCCGGAGGGGTCAATGATGACTGTGACACGCATATCTTGACCAGTTACCGGATCATATGCGCTATATGCAATTCCCACTTCATGTGTAAGATCAGAGAGCATAGGATAGCGGATGTTTTGTCCTTTAGGATGTACTTTTTGAAACACTCGATGCACACCTATATCATCCGTATCTATTGTAAAAACAAGCGTATTTTGTTCCAAAAGTTGAGAGTAAATGTCAGCGACCGCTGACAATTCAGTTGGTCAGACCGTTGAAAAATCACTGAGATAAAAAAATAACACAATCCATTTGCCTCGAAAGTCTGATAATTTCACACGCACTTCATTGCTATTATAATAACCGCGTAAGACAAAGTCAGGTGCTTCTTGCAAGATCAACGGCATGGATAATGTCACTGTACAAGCCTCCCCAAACAGTAAACCATATACGATCATACTGTATGTTAGGCATGTGTCCCATGTGTCTCTGACATCGTATGATTTGAAACATGTTGCTTTGTATAACGCCTTTGTATGGCAAAGAGAAAAGTGGCTGCAAATGTAGCTACAGTAGTGACAGCGAGAATAGGGGAGACGCCCCAAAAATCAAACATATTACCAAATAATATTGGACCAATTAACCTTCCTGCACTCCCAAAACCTCCAACAATACCAAGATAAAAAGGTGATGAATTACCAGTTGTTTGAACAATAAGTGCAGGTACTGTTGGTGAAATTAACATCTCTCCAATTGTAGCAATGGCCATCCCTACAATCAGATTTGGATATGAACTGTGGAATAACCACATAAAAAGAAAGGCAATCGCGTAGAATAAAGCACTTGACATCAGTCTTGCACCTAGTGATTTTGCAATAAAACGGTTAAATAAAGTGGTGAGTGGTTGAGCCAATAATATGACTAAACCATTGACTGTCCAAAGAAAACTATAGCTAGCTAAACTCATGCCTTTTTGGTTTAGATAAGGGGCAATGCCCGAATTCCAAGCAGATGTTGAAAACCATATGAATAACGAACCTAGAGAAACAAATAAGTATGCTCGATAATTGCGTAATAATCCCCAAGTACTCAGTTCATCACTGTGTGGAGACAATCCTACTGGTTCGTCATTGACCACTTTCAAATCAAATCTGCGCACATACATATAAAAAAAGGCAGAAAATAAGATTGTAGTTAATCCATTGATTAAAAATGTTAGATTAAAGGAGATCGATGCAAGAATCCCTGCTAATGTCGTTCCGATAGCAACGCCTACGTTATTACTAACATAAATAATATTAAATAATTTAAATTGTTGTTCTCGCCACTGAAATCCAATAAAGGCACTAATTGCAGGCATCGTAACTGCATTTAGAAATCCATTGATAGTCATAACCTCGATATATGGATACCAACTCTTTGCAAAAATAAGACCTAATTGAGCAATACCACTTAAGAGTAAAGATCCTACAATCAAATTTTTTGCGCCAATCTTATGATATAACGATCCTCCAATTACTTGTCCTAGTACTCCAGCTAATGATTGAAAAAAAAGTACAAGTCCAGCTTCTCCATAAGAGCGATGTAGGATATTGTGCACATAAATGGTGGTCAGAGGCCACATGAGTGCACTTCCTGTTGAGTTGACCAAACTGGCAAATATAAAAACATAAGAATCTCTAGGATAGTTATGAAAAAAAGAAAAAAACTTTTTAGAAATGAACGTCATAGGTACTCCTTGTGTGTGATTAGATAATTGCTTCTCTCATCATACACGAGAACATTGTCTACATGCGATACAATTGTTTTTCATTATCAAAATTATAGAGATCTTGAATCAAATACAATGGCCTAGCGCGAACCTCATCGTAAATCCGACCGATATACTCACCGACAATACCTAATACAAGTAGTTGCATACCGCCAATAACAAGCAACGCAACCATAATAGAGGCCCAACCTTGAATAGTAACATTTGTAAATATTTTTTCATATACAATTACAATTGCGCTAATAAAACCTAATAGAGCTACTGTAAATCCAACCTTAGTTGCCCACTGCAACGGTTTAAACGAAAATGAAGTAATGCCATCTAATGCAAATTTAATCATTTTTTTCAAAGGATATTTAGTCTCTCCAGCGTATCGCTCATCACGTACATATGGAACACCAATTTGAGAATAGCCTGCCCATGCCACAAGTCCACGTATAAAGCGATGACGTTCATGAATAGCAGTAAGACTGTCAACGACGTTGCGATTCATGAGGCGAAAGTCACCTGTATCAAGAGGAATATGAACATCTGTAAGGCGTTGCATCGTACGATAGAAAAGTTTAGCAGTAGCACGTTTGAATACAGTCTCTCCCTTTCGCTCTTCACGAATGGCATAAACTACATCATAGCCATCTCGCCATTTTGCAACAAATTCTTTAATGAGTTGGGGGGAGTCCTGTAAGTCAGCATCCATAATGACAACGGCATCGCCTTGTGAATGATCCATTCCTGCAGTAACAGCAATCTGATGACCAAAATTTCTTGAAAAATCAATGACTTTCACTTCACTATGCTCTCTCGCTAGTTTCATTAATTCGCGCAACGTTTGATCTTTAGACCCATCATTTACAAAAATAAGTTCATACGGTATAGAAAGCTGATCCAATACTTCTCGTAGACGATGATATAACACATGGATGACTAATTCTTCATTATAGGTTGGGATGACAATGGACAGCAAAGATAACTCGTGTGTGCGTTTACGTACATATGCATCAGTACTTGTACTATCTTGTAACGTTTGCTCGGACAGATTGACCACAGTAACTTCCTCCTATCTAGATTAAGCAATCCATACGCCATGAAAAAACATGTTACCTAAAAAGCCAAGGCCAATAGCAAACAATACAACAATGAGAGGGGTTGCTCTTACATAGTTGGCTGCAGACCCCAAATAGATAAAACCAGGAAACAGCATCAGAATATACCTTGGAAAGCTCACTAAATAATCTTTTGCATTCATCGAAGGTTCTGTAGAAGCAATCCAAAGAACAACAATAAGGTAGAGCCACCAAGATAATTGTCGATAGGACCGACGCACATACCGCATTCCAATTATAGCCATACAAATAGCAAGTGTAACCATAGACACTTCAGTAAAAAAGTACTCATGAAACCAACCGGAAGAATGTATCATCCGTAACCAAGAAAGGTAATACGTATCCCACAGAGGCATATACTGACGATGCCAGTACTTTTCTGCAGTTAAAAATGCAAGGAAATGACCTGTTAAGTTTTTAAGATAGATCATGTATAGACTTAAAAAAACTGCTGGTAATGTCAATGCAAATACTTGTGTATTCAACTTCTTCCACCAAACACTCGTCCAGAAATGCAGATTCATATCGCGATGCCGTAGATATTCAAATAAGAGAATTAGATCCAAAAATACACCTGTATTTCGCGTAAGCGTAGCAAGGCTTGCAAGTAGACCAGCTGTCCAAAATTTATTTGCCATGGCACGATCAATGGCTGCTACGCAAAAAACCATAAAGAGTGACTCTGTGTATACAGCATCAAAGTAGTACGCCGTAGGAAAAAATGCGAATAACAAGATAGTTGCACGTGCAACATGTGGTCCAAATTCTATAGTAGCAATGCGTCCTAAAAAATATAAGAAAAATACAAAAGCAATAAAAGACACGATGATCCCACTGGCAGCATAGCCTGTCTGTGTGACATCATGAGTAATGCGCATGAATAGGGGATATAGAGGCCAAAAAGCAGTCTGTTTTAGTGTGATAAAACCGTTGCGAGCAATCTCAACATACCATCCAGAATCCCAATGTCGATAATTCCCTATGAAAAGATTGTACCAGTTTACTCTTTCTTTATGCAAAAGAAGCTCAACAAGTGATGTAAAAGTAAGCCAGAGGTGCTGAATCACTACAGTAATCAAAGAAAAAATAAATAATTCTTTTTGAAACCCATTAAGTTTTGCAGGAATTGAAACGCCCGTTTGACTACCTTTAAGAGATGTAGAACTGGCTGATGGAACAAAAACAAGAAAGCGATTTGATAAAAATCCAATCAATGTCATTGGAATAACATTGATTAGCTGCGCGATATCGGCTGAATGAATAACATGCAATAGTTCGTGTAACGTCACTTCACTTAAGACAAGAATCAATAAATTAATGATCAGA
This genomic interval from Sulfoacidibacillus ferrooxidans contains the following:
- a CDS encoding TVP38/TMEM64 family protein; translated protein: MRIKEQSIRADKKRKQSWLVPMIILISLFMVALFFYFDQQNGMTLIIRSWGISGVIIGILLMGIICMTPIPSEGLLLIFLKIYGIFLGLLYAWIGSSIGAIAIFILARSILSPMFKELIGSLQQHRVEQWVKKRGVSGLLFVRLLPIPAFVVNYTVGLLPGVGFFQYLWTAIVSMAPYYAGTIFMFLGIVNGIFSWILIGLFIIIILFILSFIVNRNVH
- a CDS encoding fumarylacetoacetate hydrolase family protein — protein: MKLVTFEREGKRYIGVQVSQKVMDIAAAARTYAKGMTESQVSAYAAAVAGDMVSFLRTGEEGMAFVRILMDLALMNELHDTHTNVWHTLEQIQVRAPILHPGKIICVGKNYQDHAAEMNSAAPTTPIIFAKFSNVISDPHGKVVKPLQSDQLDYEAELAVIIGKTAKNIKSEDAFEYIAGYSCFNDLSVRDYQMRTSQWLQGKTFDQSGPFGPVLVTKEEVDPLKLDIRCYVNGEVRQNANTSNMIFDIPYLLEFISGIMTLEAGDVIATGTPSGVAAGMENPKFLHIGDEVVVEIEGIGELHTYIIEA
- a CDS encoding peroxiredoxin, which translates into the protein MIVYGLLFGEACTVTLSMPLILQEAPDFVLRGYYNSNEVRVKLSDFRGKWIVLFFYLSDFSTVUPTELSAVADIYSQLLEQNTLVFTIDTDDIGVHRVFQKVHPKGQNIRYPMLSDLTHEVGIAYSAYDPVTGQDMRVTVIIDPSGNIRNYAVYDAGTGRSTVELLRVLSALQYQDETNKMTPANWQPGQKGLTPSLKNFPV
- a CDS encoding MFS transporter gives rise to the protein MTFISKKFFSFFHNYPRDSYVFIFASLVNSTGSALMWPLTTIYVHNILHRSYGEAGLVLFFQSLAGVLGQVIGGSLYHKIGAKNLIVGSLLLSGIAQLGLIFAKSWYPYIEVMTINGFLNAVTMPAISAFIGFQWREQQFKLFNIIYVSNNVGVAIGTTLAGILASISFNLTFLINGLTTILFSAFFYMYVRRFDLKVVNDEPVGLSPHSDELSTWGLLRNYRAYLFVSLGSLFIWFSTSAWNSGIAPYLNQKGMSLASYSFLWTVNGLVILLAQPLTTLFNRFIAKSLGARLMSSALFYAIAFLFMWLFHSSYPNLIVGMAIATIGEMLISPTVPALIVQTTGNSSPFYLGIVGGFGSAGRLIGPILFGNMFDFWGVSPILAVTTVATFAATFLFAIQRRYTKQHVSNHTMSETHGTHA
- a CDS encoding glycosyltransferase family 2 protein; the encoded protein is MLSIVIPTYNEELVIHVLYHRLREVLDQLSIPYELIFVNDGSKDQTLRELMKLAREHSEVKVIDFSRNFGHQIAVTAGMDHSQGDAVVIMDADLQDSPQLIKEFVAKWRDGYDVVYAIREERKGETVFKRATAKLFYRTMQRLTDVHIPLDTGDFRLMNRNVVDSLTAIHERHRFIRGLVAWAGYSQIGVPYVRDERYAGETKYPLKKMIKFALDGITSFSFKPLQWATKVGFTVALLGFISAIVIVYEKIFTNVTIQGWASIMVALLVIGGMQLLVLGIVGEYIGRIYDEVRARPLYLIQDLYNFDNEKQLYRM
- a CDS encoding GtrA family protein; this translates as MTFARLNNSYLVELWTFIKYALTGVFNTVLTYLVYVILVYIHMQPSLSLAIGYLIGMISSYAINSRWTFKKTTNPWSYFWRFLIINLLILVLSEVTLHELLHVIHSADIAQLINVIPMTLIGFLSNRFLVFVPSASSTSLKGSQTGVSIPAKLNGFQKELFIFSLITVVIQHLWLTFTSLVELLLHKERVNWYNLFIGNYRHWDSGWYVEIARNGFITLKQTAFWPLYPLFMRITHDVTQTGYAASGIIVSFIAFVFFLYFLGRIATIEFGPHVARATILLFAFFPTAYYFDAVYTESLFMVFCVAAIDRAMANKFWTAGLLASLATLTRNTGVFLDLILLFEYLRHRDMNLHFWTSVWWKKLNTQVFALTLPAVFLSLYMIYLKNLTGHFLAFLTAEKYWHRQYMPLWDTYYLSWLRMIHSSGWFHEYFFTEVSMVTLAICMAIIGMRYVRRSYRQLSWWLYLIVVLWIASTEPSMNAKDYLVSFPRYILMLFPGFIYLGSAANYVRATPLIVVLFAIGLGFLGNMFFHGVWIA